The uncultured Desulfatiglans sp. DNA window AGGGAGAGAGCGGATGAAAGAGATCTGGGTCAAGGTGGACCCCTGGGACAAGACCCTGGTGACCACGGCCCTCGAGAGCGGGGCCGCGGCGGTGGTGGTGCCGAAGGAGCACACGCCCCGGGTCAAAGAGCTCGGACGCATCAAGACCGTCTCGGAGGACGGGGACCTCCGCTGGGGCGAAGACGTGGTCACCATGGAGATCACCTCAGCGGACGACCAGGAACGGATCGTGGATGCGGCGGCGGGAAAACGCGTGATCGTGCGGACATCGGACTGGCATGTCATTCCGCTCGAGAACCTGGTGGCCCGGACCCCCAATCTCTTCGCCGAGGTGGACGGGATCGAGAGCGCGAGGCTGGCCGCCGGGATCCTCGAAAAAGGGATGGACGGCCTGCTGATCACCTGCCGGGACACGGCCGAGGTGCGGAGCATCATTCAGGAGATCCAGGGGATGAACCAGACGTTGCCCCTGTCCGGGTTCACCGTCACCGGGGTTCGCCACCTCGGCATGGGGGACCGGGTATGCGTCGACACATGCTCCATGATGGGGCCTGGCGACGGGATCCTCGTCGGCAACAGCCACCGCGCCCTCTTCCTGGTGCATGCCGAAAGCCTCGAGAACCCCTATGTGGCGCCGCGCCCCTTTCGCGTCAACGCCGGGGCGGTGCACGCCTACGTCCGGGTCCCAGGCGGCTGGACCCGCTATCTTTCCGAGCTCAAGGCCGGCGACGGGGTGCTGGGAGTCCATACCGACGGCCGCACCGAAAATCTCGTGGTGGGGCGGGCCAAGGTCGAAAAGCGCCCCCTCCTCCTGGTAGAGGCGGAGGACTCCGATGGGCATACGGCCGGCATCATCCTGCAGAACGCGGAGACGATCCGGCTCGTAACACCGGAAGGCGGGGCCCTTTCGGTGGTGCACCTGCAGCCCGGCGACCAGGTGTTGGGCTTCACGGAGACCGGCGGACGGCATTTCGGGCACCGGATCGAAGAAACCATCACCGAACGCTGAAGCGCGGACAGGGCCGTCCACCCCGATTGAGATGCCCAGAGTGCTTTGCCCCGCCCAGCCGGCGAAAACTATGCCTGATGAGATGATGCAGCGTGAAGGCCCACATGCGCCCCTGCCCGATCGAGACGGCCAGGGCGGTCATCGGAGGGCGTGATCGCAGGGACGCGCTGATCGGGGAACCGCTTTCCCGATCGCTCGAATTTCAGATCCAGATTCCAGATGTGCAGATACATCGCCCAGGAGGAGCCGGAAGTGATCGGAGTACCCATTACGGCGCGAGGCACGGATGAGGCCGTCGCCAAAATGCAGAAGGCATCGAGTGAGGCCGATCTCCTAGAAATCCGCCTCGACGGTATGGAGCAGATCGATATGGAGCGGCTTCTGGCTGCAGCTCCTCTGCCGGTCATCGCCACCTACCGGTCGCGCCGGCAAGGGGGGCTCGGCACGCTGGACAACCGTGCGCGATCCGAGGTCCTGATCACCGCAGCCGAGGCAGGCGCATCCTACATCGATGTGGAATACAGCCTCCCCCTGGAGATCAGGGAAGAACTCTTCGATCGGTGCCGGCCGGGGCGGATCATCCTCTCCCACCATCACCCGAACGGGACACCGGAGCCGGCGGAGCTTTCACGCCGCCTCCGGAACATGGCGGACAGCGGCGCCGACGTCGTCAAGATCGTAACGCGGGCGAACCGGCCGGAAGACAACCTCACCGTGCTCGGGCTGATCCCTCGAGCGCGCGACCTCGGGGTGGACATCATCGCCTTCTGCATGGGGCCGATCGGACGCCTGAGCCGGATCGCCTGTGTGCCGATGGGCGGCTTCCTGACCTTCGCCGCGTTCGAAAAGGGCGAGGAATCAGCCGACGGACAGATGACCGTCGCGGAGATGAAAGCATTCCAGGAGACCCTGGCCTTATGCGAATAGACCAGCATACCGTCCTTTACGCCGTCATCGGCCACCCTCTCGGCCACACGCTGAGCCCCGTCATGCACAATCGGGCCTTCGAGGCGACGGGGGAGAATGCCGTTTACATGGCCTTTGAAACCGATCGTCTGGCGGACGCCCTCAACGGCATGCGGGCCCTCGGGATCCGCGGCTGCAGCGTCACCCTCCCCTTCAAGACAGCGGTGATGCCCCTCCTCGACGACATCGACCCCCTCGCCCGGGCGATCGGCGCGGTGAACACCATCGTGAACCGGGGCGGCCGTCTCGCAGGCTACAACACCGATGCAGCCGGAGCCCTGGCCGCCGTGCGCGAGGTCATGGAACCCTCCGGACGCCGTGTGGTCATCCTCGGGGCAGGCGGGGCCGCACGCGCAGCGGGCTTCGCCCTGAAGGAGGCCGGGGCCTCCCTCACCATCGCCAACCGGACACCCGAAAAAGGGAAAGCACTGGCGCTCGCCTTGAACGCGACCTTTGCGCCGATCGACGACCTCCGGGGCCTCCCCGCGGACCTTCTGATCCAGGCCACGCCGGTCGGGATGCACCCCCGCCAGGAACGCTGCCCCCTCGACGAGGCGCTCATCCAGGCCCCGGTGGTCATGGAGTTGATCTACAACCCGAGGGAAACGCGCCTTCTCGAGATTGCCCGTCGAAAAGGCGCCGCCGTCATCCCCGGCCTGCGGATGTTCATTCATCAGGGCGCCGCGCAATTCCGGCTGTGGACCGGCAAAGAACCCCCCCTCGAGGCGATGGAAGCAGCCGTCCTGGCCGCCCTGGAGCACCCATGAAAACGATCGAACCCAAGCGGAGCGTCCACGCCGCCCTGGACCTCCCAGGCTCCAAGAGCATGACCCATCGGGCCCTGATCGCGGCCGCCCTCGCCGAAGGACCCAGCCTGATCGAGGCGCCGCTTTTCTCCGAAGACACCCGCTACACCCTCGACGCCCTCCGGTTCATGGGGGCCTCGGTCCAACCCAGCGGGGACGACCTGGCCGTCGCCGGAACCAGCGGCGGCGTCGCGCTTCCCTCACCGGAGGCGACCCTCTTCCTCGGCAATTCCGGGACATCCATGCGGTTGCTGCTTTCCGTGGCCGCCCTCGGCCATGGCCGTCTCACCCTCGACGGCTCCGAGCGCATGCGGGAGCGCCCTCTCGCCCCCCTCGTAGAGGCGCTCCGGGCGCTCGGAGCCGCCATCTCTTACAGCGGGAGGCCCGGCTGCCCTCCCGTCCGGCTCGAGGCTCGCGGCCTCGACGGCGGAACGGTGAAGATCCCTGCCGCCGAAAGCAGCCAATACCTTTCCTCGCTCCTCCTCGCCACCCCGTATGCCCGCGATGCCGTCGAAATCGAAGCGGTCGGGCCGCTTCTGTCCAGGCCCTACGTGGACATGACCCGCTTCGTCATGGAGGCGTTCGGCGTCCGGGTGGAGCCTTCCGGCCCGCAGTCCTTTTTCATCCCGAAAGGAGGGCGTTATCACGGCCGGCGTTTCAGAATCGAGGCGGACTTGTCGAGCGCCTCCTATTTTTGGGCCGCCGCCGCCGTCACCGGGGGGTCCGTGACCATCCGCAACGTCCGGCCCTTCGAGACCTGCCAGGGAGACGTCGGCTTCCTGGATCTGCTCGAGGCCATGGGATGCGCCGTCCTGAAGGAGGCGGATGCCGTGACCGTCCAGGGCGGGCCGCTCGAGGGGATCGAAGCGGATATGAACGGCATGCCGGACATGGTGCCGACCCTGGCTGCGGTCGCCCCCTTTGCAGAGGGAAGAACGACGATCCGCAATGTCCCCCACCTCCGCTTCAAGGAGAGCGACCGCCTTCGATCCGTCACCCGGGCATGGCGTCGCCTCGGCGCCCAGGTCCGGGAGCTGCCCGACGGCCTCGAAATCGACGGAGGAACACCGCTCACCGGCGCCGTCGTAGACCCCGAAAACGACCATCGGCTCGCGATGAGCCTCGCGGTCATCGGTCTTCGCACCCCTGGCGTGCGCATCCTGAATGAGGACTGCGTCCAAAAATCCTTTCCGGGCTTCTGGACCCTCTTTGACGCTCTTTAGATGGTCCCGGGCAGCCTCCCGAACACGCGGCCGCCCGTCAGGGGCTCGCCTAATCTTACCGGGTCATAGCGCCTCCCTCGTCCCGGTAGAACAGGAAACTGTCGCAATCATAGCGGAAAGAGGTTTGCCCGGTGCTCACCGGGTCATTCTGGATGGAGTAAGCGGCGGAACCGCGGCCGGGGTTCGTCAACCGATTCGTTGTCAGCGGGCTCGGGCTGTCGCGCTTGGCTCCACCCTTGAAGGAGCGTCT harbors:
- the aroA gene encoding 3-phosphoshikimate 1-carboxyvinyltransferase, whose product is MKTIEPKRSVHAALDLPGSKSMTHRALIAAALAEGPSLIEAPLFSEDTRYTLDALRFMGASVQPSGDDLAVAGTSGGVALPSPEATLFLGNSGTSMRLLLSVAALGHGRLTLDGSERMRERPLAPLVEALRALGAAISYSGRPGCPPVRLEARGLDGGTVKIPAAESSQYLSSLLLATPYARDAVEIEAVGPLLSRPYVDMTRFVMEAFGVRVEPSGPQSFFIPKGGRYHGRRFRIEADLSSASYFWAAAAVTGGSVTIRNVRPFETCQGDVGFLDLLEAMGCAVLKEADAVTVQGGPLEGIEADMNGMPDMVPTLAAVAPFAEGRTTIRNVPHLRFKESDRLRSVTRAWRRLGAQVRELPDGLEIDGGTPLTGAVVDPENDHRLAMSLAVIGLRTPGVRILNEDCVQKSFPGFWTLFDAL
- the aroD gene encoding 3-dehydroquinate dehydratase is translated as MCRYIAQEEPEVIGVPITARGTDEAVAKMQKASSEADLLEIRLDGMEQIDMERLLAAAPLPVIATYRSRRQGGLGTLDNRARSEVLITAAEAGASYIDVEYSLPLEIREELFDRCRPGRIILSHHHPNGTPEPAELSRRLRNMADSGADVVKIVTRANRPEDNLTVLGLIPRARDLGVDIIAFCMGPIGRLSRIACVPMGGFLTFAAFEKGEESADGQMTVAEMKAFQETLALCE
- the aroE gene encoding Shikimate dehydrogenase, which translates into the protein MRIDQHTVLYAVIGHPLGHTLSPVMHNRAFEATGENAVYMAFETDRLADALNGMRALGIRGCSVTLPFKTAVMPLLDDIDPLARAIGAVNTIVNRGGRLAGYNTDAAGALAAVREVMEPSGRRVVILGAGGAARAAGFALKEAGASLTIANRTPEKGKALALALNATFAPIDDLRGLPADLLIQATPVGMHPRQERCPLDEALIQAPVVMELIYNPRETRLLEIARRKGAAVIPGLRMFIHQGAAQFRLWTGKEPPLEAMEAAVLAALEHP
- the aroB gene encoding 3-dehydroquinate synthase; its protein translation is MKEIWVKVDPWDKTLVTTALESGAAAVVVPKEHTPRVKELGRIKTVSEDGDLRWGEDVVTMEITSADDQERIVDAAAGKRVIVRTSDWHVIPLENLVARTPNLFAEVDGIESARLAAGILEKGMDGLLITCRDTAEVRSIIQEIQGMNQTLPLSGFTVTGVRHLGMGDRVCVDTCSMMGPGDGILVGNSHRALFLVHAESLENPYVAPRPFRVNAGAVHAYVRVPGGWTRYLSELKAGDGVLGVHTDGRTENLVVGRAKVEKRPLLLVEAEDSDGHTAGIILQNAETIRLVTPEGGALSVVHLQPGDQVLGFTETGGRHFGHRIEETITER
- a CDS encoding hypothetical protein (Evidence 5 : Unknown function) — encoded protein: MKAHMRPCPIETARAVIGGRDRRDALIGEPLSRSLEFQIQIPDVQIHRPGGAGSDRSTHYGARHG